From the genome of Athalia rosae chromosome 3, iyAthRosa1.1, whole genome shotgun sequence:
tttgcccgTTGACCGCGCGGACGGTCGAAGGCAGGTCCTCCAATCGGGCCATTATTCGACGATAGATTAACAATTGCTGAGGAGTAACGCGATTGTatggtaaaaatgaagaaggatCGTaggattataaatataatgcaGCGTGATTTTGAGTGGgaaattatacattataaaCATAGGATTGCGGAGAGGATCAGTAACAAGGAACGGGTGCTACGGTATAACTAattcataaatgaaaaaaaaaaaaaaaaatatgattttctttcatctgtTACCGATGTATGCTGTTGCGCCCGTTCCGGGCATGTGGCGTTCAGAATTATAAGCAGAGATATGTATTTTTAGTAATAAAATTGTTTTAAAAACTGTTATCATTATACCCACGTTATTACCCAATAATATTCATAAGGattcaatcaaaaaaaaaaaataaaaataaaaataactttcgTGGAGTGTAGAAAATTCACCGTCACGAAAATCTGTACAGATATTATCATCGAAATATGTATCAATTCTTTCATCGGGCTGTACGTAATGTCCggatgaaatttatcatcgcCAAACAGTTgtgcgaaagaaaattattaatttttattatcgtgaCGTGTTTATAGTGATATGCATTTTCTGTTGCCGCAACGATATCACCTGTGATAGCAAATAGGCGGCTGCGCATACATTATgtgattatttgtattttactttttttttttttttgtcgtagtAGCTGCAAACTTTGGtcagtaagaaaaaaaatgggcttCCTTTTCGCGAGTTTGGATATGGAAATATTCAGTAATTTTTTAAGAGTATCGATACCCACACTTTTGGAATATTAAAATCCAACGAAAGTGTCGCGAACGATCATCTCACGCCGAACATCAATCGGTTCTCACTCGATCGAATGCAGTCGATCGCCGATGTGATAGTACGAAATTATTAGCCAATATTTGCTCTATCGATACCAgtataaataagtaaataggAGAgctcttatttctttcttctgaaACAATACATTGATCGCTAGTTGGCAAGATCGTGTACGGCTTCGCGATTCGATCACAAACAACGATCACGCTAGCGAGTCGAGGATGCGATCGCGCGTGCAACAAGCAGCAAGCGTGTTGTGATGACAAACGCGTaatgtttttttatcaacataATTAACTGAATGTTATCACTCCAACTCGTTTATAGACCAAATACAACAGTCGCGATGCCCCATTGTCGTAAAAACACTTCGATCGTCGTCCAGGGCTCAGGTGTGACAGTGCAGGCGAAGACCCCTGCAGAGGAGGCGACCTACGCTCAGATTTCTCACAATCTCCGCAATCAAAATAACCGAACAAATGATGTCTTCAACGCCGATCACCTCCGCATCAAGATTGCTGTCGACATTCGCACTCGTCGCGACATCATGCTTCCTCCTCGTTCACGGAGGTAGATCTCGACTGTACAGTGAATCTCGTGAATAAATCGTCATCGAATTAACCGACTCACTTCATTCGCCGATATCATTTTCCAGACCACTATCCAGGTCAGGCGGAATTGGATCGGGATCCCTCGCTCTCATCCCCCCAAGATTGTTTGCGTGCATGCAAAAAAGGCGACCCACCGAGGATATGCTATTATCATTTCACCATTGAATACTACACCGTTCTCGGATCGTGAGCATACCCCCATAAACCGGTTttttgaccattttttttttcaatttctaccgTTTATCacgattcatcaatttttcgtcatccTCCAGTGCTTGCGAACTGTGCACCCCCAACATCACGAACCAAGTAACGGCCAATTGTCAATGCGTGCTCGCCGATGGCATCGAGCGAAGCATCGTAGCTGTCAACAGAATGGTGCCCGGGCCCAGCATCCAGGTATGCGAAGGTGACAAGGTCGTCATTGACGTTGCGAATCACGCGGACGGTGCGGACACCGCTATTCATTGGCATGGAATTCTGCAAAAAGGGACCCAGTACTACGACGGTGTTCCACAGCTCACGCAGTGTCCTATTCCGCACGCTACTACCTTCAGGTACTGAGTTCTCTCCCCGTGGAATCGGGAACTAGATAATAATCACCTTTATTCATCATTAAGGTACCAGTGGATGGCTGACGAGGCCGGTACATATTTTTGGCACTCTCATTCGGGTCTGCAAAAATTAGACGGGGTATACGGACCTTTGGTCGTTCGTCCCATCAACGGCACTGACCCTAACGAGGCTTTGTACGACGTCGATTCGAACGATCAGTTGATCTTCATAAACGACTGGATGCACGAATTGGCCAACGACCACTTCCCAGGACTTCTGGGACCCAACCAAGGCCAGCTACCCGACAACTTGCTGATCAACGGGAAAGGGCGGTACACGGTATGAAATAATCGTGACTAGATCACGATCTTCGCTTGTAATTCCATAATTTCACCGACAACTCTTCCAGGATCCGGTGTCCGGCAATACGACTACCACTCCGCTGGATGTAATCACCGTGAAACCGGGCCTCAGGTATAGGATGAGGATGGTCAGTTCCATGTGCACCGTGTGCCCCGTTATAATTACCATCGAAGGGCACGATTTGCTGCTGATCGACATGGACGGTAGTGCGGTACGTCCCGTGAAAGTCGGTTCCGCCATCATTTTCACaggtaaaaaacaaacaaaaaaaaaaagaccgaatAATCGTCGTCGAGTACCGAGGAGCATCGAATGAAAAGCTATTCGTGTAAAACGTTTATCTGTACAGGGGAGCGTTACGATTTTGTATTAAACGCGAACCAGACAGTAGGTGCGTATTGGATACACGTTCGCGGATTGGGAGAATGCGGTATACCGCCGGGTATTCATCAACACGCGATTCTCAAGTACGAGGGGGGACCGGATGAGCCAACTACCAAACAACCGACTTATGACAATCCTCTTCCTCAGGGAGTAGTAAGTACATACTGACATTTGTCATTGCGAAGTTCGGAATCATTCGTTCGCAAATATTCGCACAACATTTGTTTCAAGCTTCTCAATCCGTTGGACGGTAAATGTGACTATCCGCGTAAAGACGCCGTGTGCATAAGTCAGGTACAAAGTGCAATCCCCGTCGAAAAAGCGTTGCTGACGAGTGAACCGGATGCAAAAATTTACCTgcccttcaaatttttcaactacaaTACCACGGAGCTCTTCGAACCGAACACGTACGACCGTTTCATGGGTAAGTTCCGTAATCAGTTGTCGTGCCGCGAATGGCGTGATTGAAAATCCTTGCAAGACTTCACGTCGAAACTGTTGAATCTGTGCAGTCGCACCCGGCGGTGTCGCGCTTCTTTCGCTGATCGATGGCGTCTCGTTCATGTTTCCACCGTCACCACCGTTGTCCCAATTCGAAGACATCGATCCCGAACTGTTCTGCAACGATGACGACCGTCCCCCTAATTGCGGAGAGAATTGCATGTGCACGCACATGCATCACGTCGAATGCGGTTCAATTGTTGAGATAGTAATTGTGGATGAAAGTAAGATACATACCGGTGTTTTCCCGAGGCGatcatttcttcaaaaattgactgactgaaaattgaaaatcgacaGTGGGAGTGGACGACCTGTACCATCCGTTTCATTTGCATGGATACTGTTTCTCGGTCATGGGAATGGGTCATGGGTCTAGGCCCAAGGACGGAGTGAGGCGAAAATTGACCGTCGATGATATTCGAAATCTCGATCTACAAGGTCTCCTGAACAGACGGACAGACCTGCCACCTTACAAAGATACGATTCCGATTCCCAACAATGGATACGTAGTTATGAGATTCCGCGCCGATAATcccggtaattttttttcagaattttccttCGCACAAATTAATTACTTTTTCACTCAAACCGCATCTGTTTAAATTGTCTTATCGCTTGAATAGGGTATTGGCTGCTGCACTGTCATTTCATGTATCACACGGTAATCGGTATGAACGTAGTTATCAAAGTTGGTAACCAGACCGATCTACCTCCCGTTCCATCGGGCTTTCCAAAATGTGGGAATTGGCTGCCACCCATAACACCCATACCAACCAAAACGGAATGTGTCTCAAAACAGGCAAAACGTTGCACACCAAAAAAATAGTCATCGAATTAGGCAAGGTCAAATATTTGTATCGATTAAATCTACCTGATAATAACAACTCAAACCTTCAACCTTCTTTTCCACCATTTTATGTCGAATTGACGAATTCATCGGTAAGTAAGTAGTGGGCCagtaaaatcaaaaataaaaaacaaaattgcagAAGCTCAATTATGTCATGGTTGGGCGTAACGTTCCAGTGTCAAAAATTTCGCGTCCTCGACATCGATATACGGGCCGATGTGCGCTTGGACAGCTGTTTCAACAACATCGTCAGGGATTATCTTACTTGGATCTCCAATAAGGCTGGAGATTGATCCAAttcatgaaataaaataaaattaaatacccGTGCCtctatacatgtgtgtacagTATTTCTTCACCTATATATAGACCACAATTCCTTCATAAGTtcgcgaagagaaaatgaagacaTCAAATTTAAGTCGGTTCCgaagattattatttcgtaATGTTAATTCGCTCTTCTTCTCTGTGTTACTGATCTGTAGTTTAATTCAGTGCAGTTGTGCAGCTGTACAGAAGCCGCAAAATAACAaaggtaaattttcaatcaggTGATC
Proteins encoded in this window:
- the LOC105687682 gene encoding laccase-like, encoding MMSSTPITSASRLLSTFALVATSCFLLVHGDHYPGQAELDRDPSLSSPQDCLRACKKGDPPRICYYHFTIEYYTVLGSACELCTPNITNQVTANCQCVLADGIERSIVAVNRMVPGPSIQVCEGDKVVIDVANHADGADTAIHWHGILQKGTQYYDGVPQLTQCPIPHATTFRYQWMADEAGTYFWHSHSGLQKLDGVYGPLVVRPINGTDPNEALYDVDSNDQLIFINDWMHELANDHFPGLLGPNQGQLPDNLLINGKGRYTDPVSGNTTTTPLDVITVKPGLRYRMRMVSSMCTVCPVIITIEGHDLLLIDMDGSAVRPVKVGSAIIFTGERYDFVLNANQTVGAYWIHVRGLGECGIPPGIHQHAILKYEGGPDEPTTKQPTYDNPLPQGVLLNPLDGKCDYPRKDAVCISQVQSAIPVEKALLTSEPDAKIYLPFKFFNYNTTELFEPNTYDRFMVAPGGVALLSLIDGVSFMFPPSPPLSQFEDIDPELFCNDDDRPPNCGENCMCTHMHHVECGSIVEIVIVDEMGVDDLYHPFHLHGYCFSVMGMGHGSRPKDGVRRKLTVDDIRNLDLQGLLNRRTDLPPYKDTIPIPNNGYVVMRFRADNPGYWLLHCHFMYHTVIGMNVVIKVGNQTDLPPVPSGFPKCGNWLPPITPIPTKTECVSKQAKRCTPKK